From a single Seriola aureovittata isolate HTS-2021-v1 ecotype China chromosome 18, ASM2101889v1, whole genome shotgun sequence genomic region:
- the tacr1b gene encoding tachykinin receptor 1b, which yields MSSGARGFTVRKDASTTTRAPPALFYIFTRASSSSSLQREITPSNRILPFFFFFFFFLTSSSRNRSDAQKMDPLYNGTDCNGTGVSVNCSDGFNQFVQPLWQITLWAVAYCSMVAVSVVGNVVVIWIILAHKRMRTVTNYFLVNLAFAEAAMSAFNTVINFAYAVHNEWYFGVVYCRFHNFFPIAAIFASIYSMTAIALDRYMAIIHPLQQRLSSTETRVVIAVIWMLALLLAFPQYYYSSTALLPGRTVCYIDWPDYTSVDCKKIYYVCVTLLIYFLPLCIMGCAYTTVGITLWASEIPGDSSEHYKEQLIAKRKVVKMMIVVVCTFAVCWLPYHIYFLLHQFFPDLFEQRYIQQVYLAVMWLAMSSTMYNPIIYYCLNSR from the exons ATGTCCTCCGGAGCGCGCGGTTTCACGGTGCGTAAAGACGCTTCCACCACAACACGTGCGCCACCTGCTCTTTTCTACATTTTCACAcgggcttcttcttcttcttccctccagaGAGAAATCACTCCCAGTAACAGgatattacctttttttttttttttttttttctttttaacatccAGCTCACGGAACCGGTCTGATGCCCAGAAGATGGACCCTCTCTACAACGGCACCGACTGTAACGGGACGGGCGTCTCCGTGAACTGCAGCGACGGCTTCAACCAGTTCGTCCAGCCGCTGTGGCAGATCACACTGTGGGCTGTGGCGTACTGCAGCATGGTGGCGGTGTCTGTGGTCGGTAACGTGGTTGTTATCTGGATTATTCTGGCGCATAAACGCATGAGGACCGTCACCAACTACTTTCTG GTGAACCTGGCCTTCGCTGAAGCCGCCATGTCAGCTTTCAACACAGTGATCAACTTTGCCTACGCCGTTCACAACGAGTGGTACTTTGGTGTGGTTTACTGCCGCTTCCACAACTTCTTCCCTATCGCCGCCATATTTGCCAGCATTTACTCCATGACGGCCATAGCcctggacag ATACATGGCTATCATCCACCCGCTGCAGCAGAGGTTGTCTTCTACAGAGACCCGTGTGGTGATCGCTGTGATCTGGATGCTGGCTCTGCTTCTCGCCTTCCCTCAGTACTACTACTCGTCCACAGCCCTGCTGCCTGGACGCACGGTCTGCTACATCGACTGGCCCGACTACACCAGTGTGGACTGCAAGAAGAT atactatgtgtgtgtgacactgctGATCTACTTCCTGCCGCTTTGCATCATGGGATGTGCATACACGACTGTGGGCATCACCCTCTGGGCGAGCGAGATTCCCGGAGACTCGTCTGAACATTACAAAGAGCAGCTCATTGCCAAACGCAAG gtggtgaagatgatgatcGTGGTGGTGTGTACGTTCGCTGTCTGCTGGCTGCCCTATCACATCTACTTCCTGCTGCACCAGTTCTTCCCCGATCTGTTCGAGCAGCGCTACATCCAGCAGGTCTACCTGGCCGTCATGTGGCTGGCCATGAGCTCCACCATGTACAACCCCATCATCTACTACTGCCTCAACAGCAGGTGA